A stretch of Haloprofundus halophilus DNA encodes these proteins:
- a CDS encoding DUF424 domain-containing protein, translated as MLVRERQTPEGLLVSVCDPDCIGETYENGTVSLTVTEEFYGGDDAEETDAEGVVDSLTRATVANIVGEEAVGVAVDAGLIDEETVLDVGETRHAQLLWMR; from the coding sequence ATGCTGGTTCGTGAACGCCAGACGCCGGAAGGACTGCTCGTCTCCGTCTGCGACCCCGACTGTATCGGCGAGACGTACGAGAACGGCACGGTTTCGCTGACCGTCACCGAGGAGTTCTACGGCGGCGACGACGCCGAGGAGACCGACGCCGAGGGCGTCGTCGACAGTCTCACCCGCGCGACGGTGGCGAACATCGTCGGCGAGGAAGCCGTCGGCGTCGCCGTCGACGCCGGGCTCATCGACGAGGAGACTGTGTTAGACGTCGGCGAGACGCGACACGCGCAGTTGCTCTGGATGCGGTAG
- the uvsE gene encoding UV DNA damage repair endonuclease UvsE — translation MTRYGYAAMNTTLREEGIRANRGMRQATFEERGLQYAGELAERNCRDLRRIVEWNLDRDIRFYRITSDLLPWYSRYEIDDLPNAAAVLGELEAVGALAADNDLRLSFHPSHFVKLASPDESVVENAVVDLENHGSLMDAMGLSRTTYNAINVHIGAHYGDKEATGRRFCENVDRLSESVRTRLTVENDDRESLWGVSELVDAVADEAGIPVTYDELHHQFTDRGLTRREAARLAAGTWETTPIAHYSESRRLYETDSTSRPQNHSDYVRGPIRTYGTGADVMIEAKMKERAVLNYRRRVAEEARSRARDDGRGT, via the coding sequence ATGACCAGATACGGCTACGCGGCGATGAACACGACTCTCCGCGAGGAGGGCATCAGAGCGAATCGCGGGATGCGACAGGCGACGTTCGAGGAGCGCGGCCTCCAGTACGCCGGGGAGTTGGCGGAACGGAACTGTCGAGACCTACGTCGAATCGTCGAGTGGAATCTCGACCGCGACATCCGGTTCTACCGAATCACCTCGGACCTCCTGCCGTGGTACAGTCGGTACGAAATCGACGACCTGCCGAATGCGGCGGCCGTACTCGGAGAGCTCGAAGCGGTCGGCGCGCTCGCCGCCGATAACGACCTCCGCCTGTCGTTTCACCCGAGTCACTTCGTCAAGCTGGCGAGTCCCGACGAATCGGTCGTCGAAAACGCCGTCGTCGACCTCGAAAACCACGGTTCGCTCATGGACGCGATGGGGCTGTCGCGGACGACGTACAACGCCATCAACGTCCACATCGGGGCGCACTACGGCGACAAGGAGGCGACCGGTCGTCGGTTCTGCGAGAACGTCGACCGCCTCTCGGAGTCGGTCCGGACCAGACTGACCGTCGAAAACGACGACAGAGAGTCGCTCTGGGGCGTCTCCGAGCTGGTCGACGCCGTCGCCGACGAGGCCGGAATTCCGGTGACGTACGACGAACTCCACCACCAGTTCACAGACCGCGGACTGACGCGACGGGAGGCGGCGCGGTTAGCCGCCGGCACGTGGGAGACGACGCCCATCGCGCACTACAGCGAGTCGAGGCGGCTGTACGAGACCGATTCGACGAGTCGCCCGCAGAACCACAGCGACTACGTCCGAGGTCCGATTCGGACGTACGGGACGGGTGCAGACGTGATGATAGAGGCGAAGATGAAGGAGCGAGCGGTTCTGAACTACCGACGACGGGTCGCCGAGGAGGCCCGAAGTCGAGCGAGAGACGACGGCCGCGGGACGTAG
- a CDS encoding 50S ribosomal protein L31e, whose amino-acid sequence MSASDFEERVVTVPLRGVKKVAVQKRADRAMSLIRQHLAKNFNVDEDAVRLEPSLNEAVWAEGRQNPPRKIRVRAARFDEDGEAIVEAEPAE is encoded by the coding sequence ATGAGCGCAAGTGACTTCGAAGAACGTGTCGTCACCGTTCCGCTCCGCGGCGTGAAGAAAGTCGCCGTTCAGAAGCGTGCCGACCGCGCGATGAGCCTCATCCGCCAGCACCTCGCGAAGAACTTCAACGTCGACGAGGACGCCGTCCGCCTCGAACCGTCGCTGAACGAGGCCGTCTGGGCGGAGGGTCGCCAGAACCCGCCGCGCAAGATTCGCGTCCGCGCCGCGCGGTTCGACGAGGACGGCGAGGCCATCGTCGAGGCCGAACCAGCCGAGTAA
- a CDS encoding aminotransferase class V-fold PLP-dependent enzyme, translated as MSTQESYPIDVDAIREEFPILQRNVGGDVTVPGPDEGDDTPLVYLDNGATSQKPDRVVDAIADYYRTYNSNVHRGIHHLSQEASVAYEEAHDRVAEFVGAEGREEIVFTKNTTEAENLVAYAWGLNELGPEDSVVLTQMEHHASLVTWQQIGKKTGADVRFIRVDDEGRLDMDHARELVDDSTEMVSVVHVSNTLGTVNPVSELADLAHDHGAYVFVDGAQSVPNRPVDVQAIDADFFAFSGHKMCGPTGIGVLYGKEEILEEMEPYLYGGDMIRRVSYDDATWEDLPWKFEAGTPPIAQGVGLHAAIDYLDDIGMENIRAHEEQLVEYAYDELTAFDDVEIYGPPGDDRGGLVAFNLDGVHAHDLSSIVNDYGVAIRAGDHCTQPLHQTLGIAASARASFYLYNTRDEIDVLVDAVDEARQLFG; from the coding sequence ATGAGCACGCAGGAGTCGTACCCCATCGACGTCGACGCCATCCGCGAGGAGTTCCCTATCCTCCAGCGGAACGTCGGCGGCGACGTGACCGTACCCGGCCCGGACGAGGGTGACGACACGCCGTTAGTCTACCTCGACAACGGCGCGACGAGTCAGAAACCCGACCGGGTCGTCGACGCCATCGCCGACTACTACCGCACCTACAACTCGAACGTCCACCGCGGCATCCACCACCTCAGCCAGGAAGCGTCGGTGGCGTACGAGGAGGCGCACGACCGCGTCGCGGAGTTCGTCGGTGCGGAGGGCCGCGAGGAGATCGTCTTCACGAAGAACACCACCGAAGCCGAGAACCTCGTCGCCTACGCGTGGGGACTGAACGAACTCGGCCCGGAGGACAGCGTCGTCCTCACGCAGATGGAACACCACGCCTCGCTCGTCACGTGGCAGCAGATCGGTAAGAAGACCGGCGCCGACGTCCGCTTCATCCGCGTCGACGACGAGGGCCGCCTCGACATGGACCACGCGCGCGAACTCGTCGACGACTCGACGGAGATGGTGAGCGTCGTCCACGTCTCGAACACCCTCGGGACCGTCAACCCGGTCTCTGAACTCGCCGACCTGGCCCACGACCACGGCGCGTACGTCTTCGTCGACGGCGCGCAGTCGGTGCCGAACCGCCCGGTCGACGTGCAGGCTATCGACGCCGACTTCTTCGCCTTCTCGGGGCACAAGATGTGCGGCCCGACCGGCATCGGCGTCCTCTACGGCAAGGAGGAGATTCTCGAGGAGATGGAGCCGTACCTGTACGGCGGCGACATGATTCGACGCGTCAGCTACGACGACGCGACGTGGGAGGACCTCCCGTGGAAGTTCGAGGCGGGGACGCCGCCCATCGCCCAGGGAGTCGGCCTGCACGCCGCCATCGACTACCTCGACGACATCGGGATGGAGAACATCCGGGCCCACGAGGAGCAGCTCGTCGAGTACGCCTACGACGAACTGACCGCGTTCGACGACGTCGAAATCTACGGCCCGCCGGGCGACGACCGCGGCGGCCTCGTCGCGTTCAACCTCGACGGCGTCCACGCCCACGACCTCTCCAGCATCGTCAACGACTACGGCGTCGCCATCCGCGCGGGCGACCACTGTACGCAACCGCTGCACCAGACGCTCGGCATCGCGGCCTCGGCGCGCGCGTCGTTCTACCTGTACAACACGCGCGACGAAATCGACGTGCTCGTCGACGCGGTGGACGAAGCGCGGCAGCTGTTCGGATAA
- the thrC gene encoding threonine synthase: protein MTERTCYACGATAAAPATRCDCGEPLWLDTGPLDFDWSAVADEPGMWRYAELLPFESPGGVADAAGGTPLLRLPRLDEFAGVRLHLKDEGSNPTGSFKDRGSALGVAAALESGADTVGTVSHGNMAMSTAANAASAGLDCVVLVPDDIPESRIDLISQYGPTLLRVVGDYADLYDRSLELGAELGIPFLNSDVPLRVEGQKTTALEICEAFAPEVPDAIVLPVSSGGHASGVWKALRELEAAGVVNRVPRLYFAQAAACAPIADAFAAGDESVSPVEGGDTVAYSIANRDPPSGTRALTAARETDGAVVAVSDDEIRAARGAIAESGGLSVESASATSLAAIRRLAADGELDAKDDVVAVATGRGISESPPASEEASVGRVGIGELGERLASR, encoded by the coding sequence ATGACCGAGCGCACCTGCTACGCCTGCGGCGCGACGGCCGCCGCCCCCGCGACGCGCTGCGACTGCGGCGAACCGCTGTGGCTCGACACCGGCCCTCTCGACTTCGACTGGAGCGCCGTCGCCGACGAACCGGGGATGTGGCGCTACGCCGAGTTGCTCCCCTTCGAATCGCCCGGCGGCGTCGCCGACGCGGCCGGTGGGACACCACTACTTCGACTCCCCCGACTCGACGAGTTCGCCGGCGTGCGCCTCCACCTGAAAGACGAGGGGTCGAACCCGACGGGGAGTTTCAAAGACCGAGGAAGCGCGTTGGGCGTCGCCGCCGCGCTCGAATCGGGTGCCGATACCGTCGGAACCGTCTCGCACGGCAACATGGCGATGAGCACCGCCGCCAACGCCGCGAGCGCGGGCCTCGACTGCGTCGTGCTCGTCCCCGACGACATCCCCGAGTCGCGCATCGACCTCATCTCGCAGTACGGGCCGACGCTCCTCCGCGTGGTAGGCGACTACGCCGACCTCTACGACCGGTCGCTCGAACTCGGTGCGGAACTCGGGATTCCGTTTCTGAACTCCGACGTGCCGCTGCGCGTCGAGGGACAGAAGACGACGGCGCTGGAGATTTGCGAGGCGTTCGCGCCCGAGGTGCCGGACGCCATCGTCCTCCCGGTGAGCAGCGGCGGCCACGCCAGCGGCGTCTGGAAAGCGCTTCGAGAACTGGAGGCGGCGGGTGTCGTCAACCGCGTTCCTCGCTTGTACTTCGCACAAGCCGCCGCGTGCGCACCTATCGCCGACGCGTTCGCCGCGGGTGACGAGTCGGTTTCGCCCGTCGAGGGCGGCGATACCGTCGCCTACTCCATCGCCAACCGCGACCCCCCGAGCGGGACGCGCGCGCTCACGGCAGCGAGAGAAACCGACGGGGCCGTCGTCGCGGTTTCGGACGACGAGATACGCGCCGCGCGAGGGGCGATAGCCGAATCCGGGGGGCTGAGCGTCGAATCCGCGTCGGCGACGTCGCTCGCGGCGATTCGGCGACTCGCGGCCGACGGCGAACTCGACGCCAAGGACGACGTCGTCGCGGTGGCGACGGGGAGAGGCATCTCGGAGTCGCCGCCCGCCTCGGAGGAGGCGAGCGTCGGTCGGGTCGGCATCGGCGAACTCGGCGAGAGACTCGCGTCCCGCTGA
- a CDS encoding CBS domain-containing protein — protein sequence MDDIFVAQLMSTSLHTVAPDTLVEEAAKTMMDNDIGSVLVVDEENRLEGILTSTDFVQIVAERRPKDETPVSAYMSPDPITTSAQTPIRDVADSMIEHGFHHLPVVDGDDLIGIVTTTDLAAYLSQVRTPSPT from the coding sequence ATGGACGATATCTTCGTCGCTCAGCTGATGTCCACGTCGCTGCACACGGTCGCGCCCGACACGCTCGTCGAGGAGGCGGCCAAGACGATGATGGACAACGACATCGGCTCGGTGCTCGTCGTCGACGAGGAGAACCGCCTCGAAGGCATCCTCACCTCCACCGACTTCGTCCAGATCGTCGCCGAGCGACGACCGAAAGACGAGACGCCGGTGTCGGCGTACATGTCGCCCGACCCCATCACGACGAGCGCACAGACGCCCATCCGCGACGTCGCCGACAGTATGATCGAACACGGCTTTCACCACCTGCCGGTCGTCGACGGCGACGACCTCATCGGTATCGTGACGACGACGGACCTCGCGGCGTACCTCTCGCAGGTTCGGACGCCGAGCCCGACGTAA
- a CDS encoding translation initiation factor IF-6 — MLRASFAGSPYVGVFARATNDCLLVRPDADDELVSSLADEFGVPAVPTTVGGSGTVGALAMGNENGVLVSGRATDRERERIADAVGLPVVPLPGRINAAGNVVLANDYGAWVHPDLDDEAVAAVEEALDVPVERGDLGDVRTVGTAAVANNTGVLCHPKSREPELEALEEHLDVYADIGTVNYGAPLVGSGLVANDESYVVGEETTGPELGRIEETLGYID; from the coding sequence GTGCTTCGCGCCTCCTTCGCCGGGTCGCCGTACGTCGGCGTCTTCGCGCGTGCGACGAACGACTGCCTGCTCGTCCGTCCGGACGCGGACGACGAACTCGTCTCGTCTCTGGCCGACGAGTTCGGCGTCCCCGCAGTGCCGACCACGGTCGGCGGGTCGGGCACCGTCGGCGCGCTGGCGATGGGCAACGAGAACGGCGTTCTCGTCTCCGGTCGCGCGACCGACCGCGAACGCGAGCGAATCGCCGACGCGGTCGGTCTCCCGGTCGTTCCGCTGCCGGGACGTATCAACGCCGCCGGTAACGTCGTCCTCGCCAACGACTACGGCGCGTGGGTCCACCCCGACCTCGACGACGAGGCCGTCGCGGCCGTCGAGGAAGCGCTCGACGTGCCGGTCGAACGCGGCGACCTCGGCGACGTCCGGACCGTCGGCACCGCGGCGGTCGCCAACAACACCGGCGTCCTCTGTCACCCGAAATCCCGGGAACCGGAACTGGAGGCGCTCGAAGAGCACCTCGACGTTTACGCCGACATCGGCACCGTCAACTACGGCGCGCCGTTGGTCGGCTCCGGACTCGTCGCCAACGACGAGAGCTACGTCGTCGGCGAGGAGACGACCGGCCCGGAACTCGGACGCATCGAGGAGACGCTCGGCTACATCGACTGA
- the ftsY gene encoding signal recognition particle-docking protein FtsY, with amino-acid sequence MFDGLKKKLDSFRKDVEETAEEKAEAEDVEEAEGVEEAESVAEADAAETDATGAAAAETAESVDASVESVDGTETSGAVENGATETTEPARTSAHGADADTVAEATGTAEPDESAPSAQAVAEDADTTGTDAAEAVAESPAETPPEPVPDESVDDGEEEQSGPGRLKRAAAFATGRIIIEEEDLEQPLWELEMALLQSDVEMGVAEQMLDTIREKMLGTTRKQVQTTAQLVEEALHDALLDVISVGQFDFDQRIADADKPVTIIFTGVNGVGKTTSIAKLSEYFEKQGYSTVLANGDTYRAGANEQIRKHAENLDRKLISHEQGGDPAAVIYDAVEYAEAHDIDVVLGDTAGRLHTSNDLMAQLEKIDRVVGPDMTLFVDEAVAGQDAVQRAKKFDETAEIDGAILTKADADSSGGAAISIAYVTGKPILFLGTGQEYDDIERFVPEELVASLLEDEE; translated from the coding sequence ATGTTCGACGGACTCAAGAAGAAGCTCGACAGCTTCCGCAAAGACGTTGAGGAGACCGCCGAGGAGAAAGCCGAGGCCGAAGACGTAGAGGAAGCCGAAGGCGTGGAGGAGGCCGAAAGCGTAGCGGAGGCCGACGCAGCGGAGACGGACGCGACCGGCGCGGCCGCCGCGGAGACGGCTGAATCGGTCGACGCGAGCGTGGAGTCCGTCGACGGCACCGAGACGAGCGGCGCAGTCGAGAACGGCGCAACGGAGACGACGGAGCCGGCGCGGACGTCGGCCCACGGAGCCGACGCCGACACCGTCGCCGAAGCGACCGGGACGGCCGAACCGGACGAGAGCGCACCGTCGGCACAGGCCGTCGCCGAAGACGCCGACACCACCGGGACGGACGCCGCCGAAGCGGTCGCCGAGTCTCCCGCGGAGACGCCTCCCGAACCGGTCCCCGACGAGTCCGTCGACGACGGCGAGGAAGAGCAGTCGGGGCCCGGTCGACTGAAACGAGCCGCGGCGTTCGCCACCGGCCGTATCATCATCGAGGAGGAGGACCTCGAACAGCCGCTGTGGGAGTTGGAGATGGCGTTGCTGCAGAGCGACGTGGAGATGGGCGTCGCCGAGCAGATGCTCGACACTATCCGCGAGAAGATGCTCGGCACCACGCGCAAGCAGGTGCAGACGACCGCGCAACTCGTCGAGGAGGCGCTGCACGACGCGCTGCTCGACGTCATCAGTGTCGGTCAGTTCGACTTCGACCAGCGCATCGCCGACGCCGACAAGCCCGTCACCATCATCTTCACCGGCGTCAACGGCGTCGGGAAGACGACGAGCATCGCCAAACTCTCGGAGTACTTCGAGAAGCAGGGCTACTCGACGGTGCTCGCCAACGGCGACACCTACCGCGCGGGCGCGAACGAACAGATTCGCAAGCACGCCGAGAACCTCGACCGGAAGCTCATCTCCCACGAGCAGGGCGGCGACCCGGCGGCGGTCATCTACGACGCCGTCGAGTACGCCGAGGCCCACGACATTGACGTCGTCCTCGGCGACACCGCCGGTCGGCTCCACACCTCCAACGACCTGATGGCGCAGTTGGAGAAGATAGACCGCGTCGTCGGCCCGGACATGACGCTGTTCGTCGACGAGGCGGTCGCCGGTCAGGACGCCGTCCAGCGGGCGAAGAAGTTCGACGAGACCGCCGAGATAGACGGCGCGATTCTGACGAAGGCCGACGCCGACTCCTCGGGCGGCGCGGCCATCTCCATCGCCTACGTCACCGGCAAGCCGATTCTCTTCCTCGGCACGGGCCAGGAGTACGACGACATCGAGCGGTTCGTCCCCGAGGAACTCGTCGCGAGCCTCCTCGAAGACGAGGAATAG
- the thpR gene encoding RNA 2',3'-cyclic phosphodiesterase has product MRLFVSIDLPRSLADAVAAVQDDLRDAEGLRFVDPTRAHLTLKFLGETDENRVEEVGEALESAVDAADVDPFEATVGGLGVFPSLDYITVVWLGLEAGGERTTRLAEAVERETTAIGFEPESREFTPHVTLARMDDSRGKDVVRRVVRGTEPTVGTFRVEQLRLKQSVLGPDGPEYSTVRQFAL; this is encoded by the coding sequence ATGCGACTGTTCGTCAGCATCGACCTGCCGCGTTCGCTCGCCGACGCCGTCGCCGCCGTCCAAGACGACCTCCGTGACGCCGAGGGGTTGCGTTTCGTCGACCCGACGCGGGCGCATCTCACGCTGAAGTTTCTCGGCGAAACCGACGAGAACCGGGTCGAGGAAGTCGGGGAAGCGCTCGAATCGGCCGTCGACGCCGCGGATGTCGACCCGTTCGAGGCGACGGTCGGGGGGTTGGGCGTCTTCCCGTCGCTCGACTACATTACCGTCGTCTGGCTCGGCCTCGAAGCGGGCGGCGAGCGGACGACGCGACTCGCCGAAGCCGTCGAACGGGAGACGACCGCCATCGGGTTCGAGCCGGAGTCCCGCGAGTTCACGCCGCACGTGACGCTGGCGCGGATGGACGACTCCCGGGGAAAAGACGTGGTTCGACGAGTCGTTCGCGGGACGGAACCCACCGTCGGGACGTTCCGGGTCGAGCAGCTTCGACTGAAGCAGAGCGTTCTCGGCCCCGACGGCCCGGAGTACTCGACGGTGAGGCAGTTCGCGCTCTGA
- the pfdA gene encoding prefoldin subunit alpha, whose protein sequence is MGGGGQQQLQQLSQELQAIDEEIEELEADVSDLEQEKTEMDEAIEALETLETGSTVQVPLGGGAYVRAEVQDIDEVVVSLGGNYAAEQERDGAIEALRSKQDAVDERIAGVEGEIRDLEDESEEIEQQAQELQQRLQQQQMQQMQQMQQEEGDDE, encoded by the coding sequence ATGGGCGGTGGCGGACAGCAGCAACTTCAGCAGCTCTCGCAGGAACTGCAGGCCATCGACGAGGAGATAGAGGAACTGGAAGCCGACGTCTCCGACCTCGAACAGGAGAAAACCGAGATGGACGAGGCCATCGAGGCGCTGGAGACGCTCGAAACCGGTTCGACGGTCCAGGTACCGCTCGGCGGCGGCGCGTACGTCCGCGCGGAAGTCCAGGACATCGACGAAGTCGTCGTCAGTCTCGGCGGCAACTACGCGGCCGAGCAGGAACGAGACGGCGCCATCGAGGCGCTCCGCAGCAAGCAGGACGCCGTCGACGAGCGTATCGCGGGCGTCGAAGGCGAAATCCGCGACCTCGAAGACGAGAGCGAGGAGATCGAACAGCAAGCACAGGAACTCCAGCAGCGCCTCCAGCAGCAGCAGATGCAGCAGATGCAGCAGATGCAGCAGGAGGAAGGCGACGACGAGTAA
- a CDS encoding PRC-barrel domain containing protein — MSRNFRGEDRGKRVVDHEGNEVGTIELVDDNDEYANVERGGSITEGIMEMLGWESDGDSRLHREHVMEMNDEEVRLKEPQERRE; from the coding sequence ATGTCGCGAAACTTCCGCGGCGAGGACAGAGGAAAACGCGTCGTCGACCACGAAGGCAACGAGGTCGGCACTATCGAACTCGTCGACGACAACGACGAGTACGCGAACGTCGAGCGCGGGGGCAGCATCACCGAGGGAATCATGGAGATGCTCGGGTGGGAGTCCGACGGCGACAGCAGACTCCACCGCGAGCACGTCATGGAGATGAACGACGAGGAGGTGCGCCTGAAAGAGCCGCAGGAACGACGCGAGTAG
- a CDS encoding HalOD1 output domain-containing protein, whose product MVPPTHYYRRSDETSLCVDIARAVGKLFDVDPGELPPLADSFDVEAAEAVLESESETVVVFTYLGQCITITSDRMITIESPGGGVGYGRVTNGHDA is encoded by the coding sequence ATGGTTCCGCCGACACACTACTACCGCCGGTCCGACGAGACGAGTCTCTGCGTGGACATCGCCCGAGCCGTCGGAAAGCTGTTCGACGTAGATCCGGGGGAACTACCGCCGCTGGCGGACTCGTTCGACGTCGAAGCCGCCGAGGCCGTTCTCGAGAGCGAAAGCGAGACTGTCGTCGTCTTCACGTATCTGGGTCAGTGCATCACGATCACCAGCGATAGGATGATAACCATCGAATCGCCCGGCGGCGGAGTCGGGTACGGGCGCGTGACGAACGGGCACGACGCCTGA
- the rpl18a gene encoding 50S ribosomal protein L18Ae, producing MSQFTVRGRFRSRDGYRTFTKEIEAENENVAREYTLSRFGSEHGLKRMQVELDEVTAQ from the coding sequence ATGAGCCAGTTTACTGTACGCGGCCGATTCCGAAGCCGCGACGGCTATCGGACGTTTACCAAGGAAATCGAAGCCGAGAACGAGAACGTCGCCCGCGAGTACACGCTCTCGCGGTTCGGCAGCGAACACGGTCTCAAGCGCATGCAGGTCGAACTCGACGAGGTGACCGCACAATGA
- a CDS encoding rubrerythrin-like domain-containing protein: MSQHPTQTYECDNCGHRARTNAPPGHCSVCGGEMINISVARNS; encoded by the coding sequence ATGTCACAGCACCCCACACAGACGTACGAGTGCGACAACTGCGGCCACCGCGCGCGAACGAACGCGCCGCCGGGACACTGCTCGGTCTGCGGCGGCGAGATGATAAATATCAGCGTCGCCCGAAACAGTTAG
- a CDS encoding tetratricopeptide repeat protein, with amino-acid sequence MTDDGDREHRYSEGQGFDDAYDDFTLDPPELKVDPSKVDPVDSRVLADILDRRNVDRDDVDVTSLMEVGLSYMQINRFEEATETFARAAQFAEEESLEAQEAWVNKGVAHAELEEFDEAIGAYREALRANERSEHAATAETNLAYALWEFGEVEEALEHAERAVEIDPRFPQAWYNRGFFLSERGLHEEAVNAYDNALRLGMRNADILEEKARALEELGELEEAEEVQAEADELREQAEQEMVEEF; translated from the coding sequence ATGACCGACGACGGCGACCGAGAGCATCGCTACTCCGAGGGCCAGGGGTTCGACGATGCTTACGACGACTTCACGCTCGACCCACCGGAGCTGAAAGTCGACCCCTCGAAGGTCGACCCCGTCGACTCCCGCGTGTTGGCCGACATCCTCGACCGACGGAACGTCGACCGCGACGACGTCGACGTGACGAGTCTGATGGAAGTGGGCCTCTCGTACATGCAGATCAACCGCTTCGAGGAGGCGACCGAGACGTTCGCCCGCGCGGCGCAGTTCGCCGAGGAGGAGAGCCTCGAAGCCCAGGAGGCGTGGGTGAACAAAGGCGTCGCCCACGCGGAGCTCGAGGAGTTCGACGAAGCCATCGGCGCGTATCGGGAGGCGCTTCGCGCCAACGAACGCTCGGAACACGCCGCCACCGCCGAGACGAATCTGGCGTACGCGCTCTGGGAGTTCGGCGAAGTCGAGGAGGCGCTCGAACACGCCGAGCGCGCCGTCGAAATCGACCCGCGCTTCCCGCAGGCGTGGTACAACCGCGGTTTCTTCCTCTCGGAGCGCGGCCTCCACGAGGAGGCCGTCAACGCCTACGACAACGCGCTCCGACTCGGCATGCGCAACGCCGACATCTTAGAGGAGAAAGCGAGGGCGCTCGAAGAACTCGGCGAGTTAGAGGAAGCCGAAGAGGTGCAGGCGGAGGCGGACGAACTCCGCGAGCAGGCCGAGCAGGAGATGGTCGAGGAGTTCTGA
- a CDS encoding 50S ribosomal protein L39e — protein sequence MSKKSKAKKKRLAKLERQNSRVPTWVMLKTDMQVTRNPKRRNWRRSDTDE from the coding sequence ATGAGTAAAAAATCGAAGGCCAAGAAGAAGCGGCTGGCGAAACTGGAGCGCCAGAACAGCCGCGTCCCCACGTGGGTCATGCTGAAGACGGACATGCAAGTCACGCGAAACCCCAAGCGCCGCAACTGGCGGCGAAGCGACACTGACGAATAA
- a CDS encoding iron-sulfur cluster assembly scaffold protein, with translation MGMGSDMYRQQILDHYKNPRNYGEMENPTFSHVGENPSCGDTIKVDVRLEDDGETIEYVSFTGDGCAISQASASLLSEKLQGTTLDELEAMDTDDVTEMLGVDISPMRIKCAVLARQVAQDGAKLHEGELDDLDRTVTEE, from the coding sequence ATGGGTATGGGCTCGGACATGTACCGGCAGCAGATTCTCGACCACTACAAGAACCCGCGCAACTACGGCGAGATGGAGAATCCGACGTTCTCGCACGTGGGCGAGAACCCCTCCTGCGGCGACACCATCAAGGTCGACGTGCGCCTCGAAGACGACGGCGAGACCATCGAGTACGTCTCCTTCACCGGCGACGGCTGCGCCATCTCGCAGGCCAGCGCGAGTCTGCTCTCGGAGAAGTTGCAGGGAACGACGCTCGACGAACTCGAAGCGATGGACACCGACGACGTGACCGAGATGCTCGGCGTCGACATCAGTCCGATGCGGATCAAATGCGCAGTGCTCGCGCGACAGGTCGCTCAGGACGGCGCGAAGCTCCACGAAGGCGAACTCGACGACCTCGACCGAACCGTCACCGAGGAGTGA